In Bacteriovorax stolpii, a single genomic region encodes these proteins:
- a CDS encoding sensor histidine kinase — protein MIFWLKFSNLLTLILASVFCYHLLPFRRSMLTRLYIINLFMVILWSLSIFMTLFTEDIELKILFTKARQLTNPFLTSNWFFVFILIFFRSHWKKLKKVAFLFYILPVITCLSTIFSMAGSLRFEKLLSHSFSPIPGVGLVEYKIGSLLALQFAFSGIIMLIMMSLFVVLLFSKNTRYRQLARLFFLCALIQVALEFYSRSRFGNSAMIQFTVASYTPMLFALYYAIHRLEFLNIKSFSNQVAFENLPTPVITVNPRGEIWDANKKALELFKLTTDDLGSTVSIDHRFDFIQRREQTLRFDEKEYQVDYQNLRMGVIVSLTDISQISELNQELAESNDILKAMNAEILKMTNFNKRIQTVLSHDLSGLLHQMNSSLENIFQNLVIPPAFKNLTESILKTNQSSLNLLKNILSWSYFEEKTEFQIEKLLNEIVHSHEMLLKQHQVKLSVINHSPASVYTTSERALETILRNLVSNAIKNTPRDLSVQMEVMVKDKLEIIIIDQGPGIPRPVLQNLQDETKMTIKSSYGFGIGLQLTFDLIRQLEGTIHFESLPQKGTKVSLKI, from the coding sequence ATGATTTTCTGGTTAAAGTTCAGCAATCTTTTAACTCTCATCCTTGCATCTGTTTTTTGCTACCACCTCCTGCCCTTTAGAAGATCAATGCTCACCCGACTCTACATCATTAACCTCTTTATGGTCATACTGTGGTCACTCTCAATCTTCATGACTTTATTCACTGAAGACATTGAATTGAAAATCCTCTTTACCAAGGCCCGCCAGTTAACCAATCCTTTTTTGACTAGCAATTGGTTCTTTGTTTTCATTCTGATTTTCTTTAGAAGTCACTGGAAGAAACTCAAAAAAGTCGCGTTTCTTTTTTACATTCTTCCGGTCATTACATGCCTCTCTACAATTTTTTCCATGGCCGGGTCACTGCGCTTTGAAAAACTCCTCTCCCATAGCTTTTCTCCCATTCCCGGAGTTGGCCTGGTTGAATACAAGATCGGATCTCTTCTAGCTCTGCAATTTGCTTTTAGTGGAATCATCATGCTCATCATGATGTCACTCTTCGTTGTTCTTCTCTTTTCAAAAAACACTCGCTACAGGCAATTGGCCCGTTTGTTTTTTCTCTGTGCACTTATTCAGGTGGCGCTTGAGTTTTATAGTCGTTCACGCTTTGGGAACTCGGCCATGATTCAATTTACAGTGGCTTCTTATACACCAATGCTTTTTGCTCTTTATTATGCCATCCACAGATTAGAATTCCTGAACATCAAAAGCTTCTCCAATCAGGTCGCCTTTGAAAATCTCCCTACTCCTGTCATCACGGTTAATCCCAGAGGAGAAATTTGGGATGCCAATAAAAAAGCGCTGGAACTTTTTAAGCTTACGACTGACGATTTGGGTTCAACCGTGTCCATAGATCATCGTTTTGACTTTATTCAAAGAAGAGAACAAACGCTGCGTTTTGACGAAAAAGAGTATCAGGTCGACTACCAAAACCTCAGGATGGGGGTCATTGTCTCTTTGACTGATATTTCTCAAATCTCAGAGCTCAACCAGGAGCTTGCCGAAAGCAATGACATTTTAAAAGCAATGAACGCTGAAATCCTGAAGATGACGAATTTTAATAAAAGAATTCAAACAGTCCTCTCACATGACTTGTCAGGGCTTCTTCATCAAATGAATTCTTCTTTGGAAAATATTTTTCAGAATCTCGTGATTCCACCAGCATTTAAAAATTTAACGGAAAGTATTTTAAAGACCAATCAATCCTCACTTAACTTGCTCAAAAATATCCTGAGCTGGAGCTATTTTGAGGAGAAAACTGAATTTCAGATTGAGAAGCTTCTTAACGAAATCGTGCACTCCCATGAAATGCTCCTGAAACAGCATCAAGTCAAACTCTCCGTCATCAATCATTCACCTGCGAGTGTTTATACGACGTCGGAAAGAGCACTTGAAACTATTCTTCGCAATTTAGTTTCAAACGCTATAAAAAATACACCTCGTGATCTTTCAGTCCAGATGGAAGTAATGGTCAAAGACAAACTTGAAATCATCATCATCGATCAAGGTCCGGGCATTCCAAGACCTGTATTGCAAAATCTTCAGGATGAGACCAAGATGACAATTAAGAGCAGTTATGGATTTGGAATTGGATTGCAGTTAACTTTTGACTTGATCAGGCAATTGGAAGGAACGATCCATTTTGAATCGCTCCCCCAAAAAGGCACAAAAGTTTCTTTAAAAATTTGA
- a CDS encoding RCC1 domain-containing protein — MSPSQMGDNLQYADLGTGRTAKAISLGSSHACVILDNNKVKCWGYNASGALGLGDTTNRGALPNQMGDNLPYVDLGTGRTAKSIAATSLGACVVLDNNSVKCWGSNNFGQLGLGDKIDRGGHSGDMGDNLPTVDLGTGRYAVSLSAKHANFCAILDDKSLKCWGHNGNGHLGLGDTVFRGDGAGQMGDNLPPVDLGTDFKVHTVSSNYYGFCATSTLGKLKCWGANSYGVLGLELPGTEMKGDEPGEMGDNLPFVNLGSNF, encoded by the coding sequence ATGAGCCCTAGTCAGATGGGGGACAACCTGCAGTATGCAGACCTCGGGACTGGAAGAACGGCAAAGGCCATCTCTTTGGGAAGTTCACATGCTTGTGTTATTTTGGATAACAATAAAGTTAAATGTTGGGGATACAATGCATCTGGCGCTTTAGGTCTTGGTGATACGACTAACCGTGGAGCTTTACCAAATCAAATGGGCGACAATTTACCTTATGTGGATCTAGGAACCGGAAGAACAGCAAAAAGTATAGCAGCTACCAGCTTAGGTGCTTGTGTTGTTTTAGATAACAACTCGGTTAAGTGTTGGGGAAGCAATAATTTTGGGCAACTGGGGTTAGGGGATAAAATTGATCGTGGAGGCCATTCTGGAGACATGGGGGATAATCTTCCAACTGTCGATCTCGGAACGGGAAGATATGCAGTGAGTTTGTCTGCTAAACATGCAAACTTTTGTGCAATTCTGGATGATAAATCATTGAAGTGTTGGGGGCATAATGGAAATGGACATCTTGGTTTAGGTGACACTGTCTTCCGTGGTGATGGTGCCGGTCAGATGGGAGATAATCTTCCACCAGTCGATCTAGGCACTGATTTTAAAGTGCATACTGTTTCATCAAACTACTATGGTTTCTGTGCAACTAGCACGTTAGGAAAATTGAAGTGCTGGGGAGCAAACTCTTATGGCGTCTTAGGATTAGAGCTTCCAGGAACAGAAATGAAAGGGGATGAACCAGGAGAGATGGGCGATAATCTTCCTTTCGTAAATCTCGGTTCAAATTTTTAA
- a CDS encoding outer membrane beta-barrel protein — MLKIILAIIALVSGEVFSAEVKGRLSVTPIIGLERVQKFQPTPHMKSRAIFGARATYRFPISALEVEYTHAQDDSTDAATNTTYKDSEDKLRVGLRGSFTMSTFLTSYIRGGAQGRKNEQTKTVNGGTSTTSTSSKVQPYVGTGVELRVMEFFSLTADLLATYTPTDDPNLKDYELQPSVGINIRF; from the coding sequence ATGTTAAAAATTATTCTAGCAATTATTGCCCTAGTGTCTGGTGAAGTCTTTTCAGCGGAAGTCAAAGGGCGCTTGAGTGTAACACCAATTATCGGGTTAGAGCGAGTTCAGAAGTTTCAGCCCACACCGCATATGAAAAGCCGTGCGATTTTTGGTGCAAGAGCGACTTACCGTTTTCCTATTTCAGCACTGGAAGTAGAGTACACCCACGCTCAAGATGACAGTACAGATGCAGCGACAAATACAACCTACAAAGATTCGGAAGATAAACTGCGTGTTGGTCTTCGTGGAAGTTTTACAATGTCGACTTTCCTGACGTCTTATATCCGCGGAGGAGCGCAGGGGAGAAAAAATGAACAGACCAAAACAGTCAATGGAGGCACTTCAACGACGAGCACTTCATCAAAGGTTCAGCCTTATGTAGGAACAGGAGTGGAGTTAAGAGTGATGGAATTTTTCTCACTGACAGCAGATTTACTTGCGACTTATACACCGACAGATGATCCGAATTTAAAAGACTATGAACTCCAGCCTTCAGTGGGGATTAATATCAGATTTTAA
- a CDS encoding glycosyltransferase family 9 protein gives MEMEIRKILVKFPRAEVDVVNCLPFLVTLSEEFPKAEINVIVEEGCSLALNFMPFKLKIFERPKTKLSMVETHHFCANLDDIFNIDLFFDLEGSLNSAFMGFNFRSKERVGYEVKWNKYLLTKRFPDQPMMPIEKKSMKLLELYLNKNLSDVRIAKSKESGQQIDNIEQLFKEPEPPKFLMVMVDNFANVSRQIEIWKKFFDSFHGQRFVIWSKHDEGIISDLFASVDLGHNELFMQRGANTKELLYLFSKVKGVIVNDVWAEAICNYIGVDALSFFDKKEGWPSYEYFKYRPQRVLFNADGTIQYHVMDEVREMKEMNQMVDQIHLNFKL, from the coding sequence ATGGAAATGGAAATTAGAAAAATCTTAGTGAAGTTCCCGAGAGCGGAAGTGGACGTGGTGAATTGTCTGCCATTTCTAGTGACCTTGAGTGAAGAGTTCCCAAAAGCAGAAATCAACGTGATTGTTGAAGAGGGTTGTTCTTTGGCCTTAAACTTCATGCCGTTTAAGCTCAAAATTTTTGAAAGACCAAAAACAAAATTAAGTATGGTGGAGACTCATCATTTCTGCGCAAATTTAGATGATATTTTTAATATCGATTTATTTTTTGACCTGGAAGGCTCTCTTAATTCAGCTTTCATGGGTTTTAACTTTCGTTCAAAAGAGCGCGTGGGTTATGAAGTTAAGTGGAATAAGTATCTGCTGACCAAACGTTTCCCTGATCAGCCTATGATGCCGATTGAAAAGAAATCAATGAAGCTTCTGGAGCTTTATCTCAATAAAAATTTAAGTGATGTGCGAATTGCCAAAAGTAAGGAGAGCGGACAGCAAATTGATAATATTGAACAGCTCTTTAAAGAACCAGAACCACCTAAGTTTCTGATGGTGATGGTGGATAATTTCGCGAATGTCTCCAGACAAATTGAAATTTGGAAAAAGTTTTTTGACTCTTTTCATGGTCAGAGATTTGTTATCTGGAGCAAACATGATGAAGGGATTATTTCTGATCTTTTTGCCAGTGTGGACTTAGGCCATAATGAACTCTTTATGCAAAGAGGGGCCAACACAAAAGAGCTTCTTTATCTTTTTTCGAAAGTAAAAGGTGTCATTGTCAATGATGTATGGGCCGAAGCGATCTGCAATTATATTGGGGTTGATGCGCTTTCATTTTTTGATAAAAAAGAAGGATGGCCTTCTTATGAATATTTTAAATACCGTCCTCAGCGAGTGCTTTTTAATGCTGATGGAACGATTCAATACCATGTGATGGATGAAGTGAGAGAAATGAAAGAGATGAACCAGATGGTTGATCAAATTCACTTAAACTTCAAACTTTAG
- a CDS encoding DUF309 domain-containing protein, translating to MSQFDHSHLAIMEQGILLFNAQKYWECHEEFEHHWLEEPGPLRNVYWAVIQVAAAMIHYREGNLTGARGLIYKAKQKFDRCEQNHIESDLLYSELSWKELKQMVRAVPAEPVISDFKNLFEFRFKDPSLWKWKLEKS from the coding sequence ATGAGTCAATTTGATCACTCTCATCTTGCCATTATGGAACAAGGAATCCTGCTTTTTAACGCTCAGAAATATTGGGAGTGTCACGAAGAATTCGAACACCACTGGTTAGAAGAGCCGGGGCCACTTCGAAATGTGTATTGGGCAGTGATTCAGGTTGCAGCGGCGATGATCCATTACCGCGAAGGCAATCTTACTGGGGCGCGTGGATTGATCTACAAAGCTAAACAAAAATTTGATCGCTGTGAGCAAAATCATATTGAAAGCGATCTTCTTTACAGTGAGCTTTCGTGGAAAGAGTTAAAGCAAATGGTGCGAGCAGTACCTGCGGAACCAGTCATTAGTGATTTTAAAAATCTTTTTGAATTTCGTTTTAAGGACCCAAGTTTATGGAAATGGAAATTAGAAAAATCTTAG
- the hisC gene encoding histidinol-phosphate transaminase: MSEISDQIQTLVPDYVRNLTVYQAGKPIDELTREKGLTRVSKLASNENPLGPSPFAIKAMTNALWDVHRYPDMNAYMLKSSLSKLYKLKHENIILGNGSEGIMAYIARAFIQPGQEVLTCQNSFIGFSIIARSVGAILKTVPLTEDYRFDVIALGKSITKKTKVIYICNPNNPTGTYITKTEFDILMSYVPKHVLVILDEAYFEFAIGKEDYPNSMDYRYDNVLTLRTFSKAYGLSGIRIGYGFGHEDLIANLHKVKLPFEPGLIAQMGAAGAIHDKPHLRRTVVNNQRRYAETFDFLTKHEFNPIKSVANFIAFKTGSEEASRYMFDSLLDQGVIIRQLKANEMPDYVRVSLGTKREMSHFFKAMEAILPEYNKRYGRPKK, translated from the coding sequence ATGTCGGAAATTTCTGATCAAATCCAAACCCTAGTACCTGACTATGTTCGTAACCTAACTGTTTATCAAGCAGGAAAACCTATTGATGAACTGACTCGCGAAAAGGGTTTAACCCGTGTTTCAAAGCTGGCAAGTAACGAAAATCCGCTTGGGCCATCTCCTTTTGCCATCAAAGCGATGACTAATGCCCTTTGGGACGTTCATCGCTACCCGGATATGAACGCTTACATGCTCAAGAGCTCTCTTTCAAAACTCTACAAACTTAAACACGAAAACATTATTCTTGGAAACGGCTCTGAAGGGATCATGGCCTATATCGCCCGCGCCTTCATTCAACCAGGCCAGGAAGTCCTGACATGCCAGAATAGTTTTATCGGATTTAGCATCATCGCCAGAAGCGTTGGGGCCATCCTAAAAACTGTTCCTCTGACGGAAGATTATCGTTTTGATGTGATCGCTCTAGGAAAAAGCATTACTAAAAAAACGAAAGTCATCTATATCTGTAACCCAAACAATCCTACTGGAACTTATATCACTAAAACAGAATTCGATATTCTTATGTCGTATGTTCCAAAACACGTTCTGGTTATTTTAGATGAAGCTTACTTTGAGTTTGCCATTGGGAAAGAAGATTATCCCAACTCAATGGACTACCGCTATGACAACGTTTTGACTTTAAGAACATTCTCTAAAGCTTATGGTCTTTCGGGAATCAGAATCGGTTATGGCTTTGGCCATGAAGACCTGATTGCCAACCTACATAAAGTTAAACTTCCTTTCGAGCCAGGTCTTATTGCTCAAATGGGAGCTGCTGGAGCAATCCACGATAAACCACACTTAAGAAGAACTGTTGTGAATAACCAAAGAAGATATGCGGAAACTTTCGACTTTTTAACAAAACACGAATTCAATCCAATTAAATCGGTAGCAAATTTTATTGCTTTTAAAACTGGTTCAGAAGAAGCTTCACGCTACATGTTTGACAGCCTACTTGATCAAGGGGTGATCATCAGACAACTCAAGGCCAATGAAATGCCAGACTACGTCCGCGTTTCTCTTGGTACTAAAAGAGAGATGAGCCATTTCTTCAAGGCCATGGAGGCCATCTTACCTGAATACAACAAACGTTACGGGAGACCTAAAAAATGA
- a CDS encoding fumarylacetoacetate hydrolase family protein, translating to MRVVTYLHRHSLGTEKRLGIMVSDSVILDPNFVFACDFEREGRFNARERANVHCPPSLHALLRTRENPREVLHEAWGLMLFLEKCGCFNMEDGTKYLIEMDKSIALTAPLDKIETYRDFFVHEKHVATGFKKRNEPIPPAWYELPVYYKGATAGFIGPDKDILWPSYTDVLDYELELGMVVGLDGKNIKAKDAHKHIFGFTILNDVSARDIQKKEMTVRLGPAKAKDFCSVIGPVIVTADEFDTTEPDLLMTAKINGKEWSRGRSGDAHFTWAQMIEHVSRDEWILAGDFFGSGTVGTGCGLELDQWIKPGDVIELEIEQIGKLINKVGHKSLY from the coding sequence ATGAGAGTCGTCACCTATTTACACCGTCATTCATTAGGAACTGAGAAACGTTTAGGAATCATGGTCAGCGACAGCGTGATCCTTGATCCGAATTTTGTTTTTGCCTGTGACTTTGAACGAGAAGGACGCTTCAATGCTAGAGAGCGCGCCAATGTTCACTGCCCACCTTCTTTACACGCCCTTCTTCGCACCAGAGAAAACCCAAGAGAAGTTCTACATGAAGCCTGGGGCCTAATGCTTTTTTTGGAAAAGTGTGGCTGCTTTAACATGGAAGATGGGACGAAGTATTTAATTGAGATGGATAAGAGCATCGCTCTTACTGCGCCCCTTGATAAAATCGAAACTTACCGCGATTTTTTTGTTCACGAAAAACACGTGGCAACAGGTTTCAAAAAAAGAAATGAGCCTATTCCTCCAGCTTGGTATGAGCTTCCTGTTTATTACAAAGGTGCTACTGCAGGCTTCATTGGGCCAGATAAAGATATTCTATGGCCTTCATACACTGATGTTTTAGACTATGAATTAGAACTAGGAATGGTCGTGGGCCTTGATGGAAAAAATATCAAAGCAAAAGATGCACACAAACACATCTTTGGTTTCACGATTCTAAATGATGTTTCTGCCCGTGATATTCAGAAAAAAGAAATGACTGTCAGACTTGGACCGGCCAAAGCAAAAGACTTTTGTTCTGTGATTGGACCTGTGATTGTGACTGCAGATGAATTCGATACAACAGAGCCAGATCTTCTAATGACGGCAAAGATCAACGGCAAAGAATGGTCGCGCGGACGCTCTGGAGATGCTCATTTTACATGGGCGCAAATGATCGAACATGTTTCTCGTGATGAATGGATTTTAGCTGGTGATTTCTTCGGTTCTGGGACTGTTGGGACTGGATGTGGTCTCGAGCTTGACCAATGGATCAAGCCCGGAGACGTTATCGAATTAGAAATTGAACAAATCGGAAAATTAATCAATAAGGTAGGACACAAGTCGCTTTATTAA
- a CDS encoding methyl-accepting chemotaxis protein: protein MKFNLSLSTKLFINNIFYAIPILVLLYLMFNSYDKDLVFGRKEQMGNEIQRTTMNLINLVVENKKYTPAMEPLMADVLKQFNKFESDLLLDDGSLAERKREHINKIALTKTFEDFKASKVEPYKVLKDLRDLVVHTGDTSNLILDPDLDSYYLMDITLLAAPQIADRFYEVDGLLAEFAAHSTVPMTTEEQVKTAVFLSMLRESDWGRIYADAGTSINEDKNFYGVNSKLQKEVKEQGEKADALFKQYFALLEEISKGNKAKAVEAHAMTPKMVETAHGFYLLTNEVLTELLLTRDGSIVDARNKATTIGIGAILIALIVSIATSKNFKEGSKRISTALRQLTGAVAINADASEKLTESSNSLSSVSSQQAAAVQETVSSLHEINAMSEKNFESIKISSMKSEEGKEQAINGKESIYKMASTIKEIAESNQEFFKEINSSSEELKTIIKIISDISERTKVINDIVFQTRLLSFNASVEAARAGEHGKGFAVVAEEIGKLASVSGASAKEINDILALANTQVESIITKMSSRVVELTAKASAQLDSGERITKECVTSLNEIVDNITELSSMMNEISMAITEQTKGYSEITKAIDQIDEGVHHGLGLSQETSEHAQKLTGQVVELKRIVGTIEREVLGVEQAA, encoded by the coding sequence ATGAAGTTTAATTTATCACTCTCAACAAAACTTTTTATCAACAATATTTTTTACGCCATTCCTATCTTGGTGTTGTTGTATTTAATGTTTAATTCATACGACAAAGATTTAGTATTTGGTAGAAAAGAGCAGATGGGAAATGAGATTCAACGAACAACGATGAATCTAATTAACCTTGTTGTCGAAAATAAGAAGTACACTCCAGCGATGGAGCCTCTTATGGCAGATGTTTTAAAACAGTTCAATAAGTTTGAAAGTGATCTTCTTTTAGATGATGGATCCCTTGCTGAACGCAAGCGTGAGCACATCAACAAAATTGCACTAACAAAGACATTTGAAGATTTTAAAGCGAGTAAAGTTGAACCTTATAAAGTGTTAAAAGACCTGCGCGATTTAGTAGTGCACACAGGGGATACATCAAACCTGATTCTTGACCCTGACCTGGATTCTTATTACTTAATGGATATTACTCTTCTGGCAGCCCCTCAAATTGCTGATCGTTTTTATGAAGTAGACGGGCTATTGGCGGAATTTGCAGCCCACTCAACTGTACCAATGACAACAGAGGAGCAGGTTAAGACAGCCGTTTTTCTTTCAATGTTAAGAGAATCTGACTGGGGACGTATCTATGCAGACGCGGGCACATCAATTAACGAAGATAAAAACTTCTACGGTGTGAATTCAAAACTACAAAAAGAAGTCAAAGAGCAAGGTGAGAAAGCGGACGCTCTTTTTAAGCAGTACTTTGCTCTTTTAGAAGAAATTTCGAAAGGAAATAAAGCAAAAGCGGTTGAAGCTCACGCCATGACTCCAAAAATGGTGGAGACTGCTCACGGATTTTATCTTTTAACAAATGAAGTTTTAACAGAGCTTCTTTTGACAAGAGATGGATCGATTGTAGATGCAAGAAATAAGGCGACAACAATTGGTATTGGTGCCATTTTAATTGCCCTGATTGTCTCAATTGCAACTTCTAAGAATTTTAAAGAAGGATCAAAGAGAATTTCAACGGCCTTAAGGCAATTGACAGGTGCGGTGGCCATTAACGCTGATGCCAGTGAAAAGTTAACAGAGTCTTCAAACAGTCTTTCATCTGTTTCTTCTCAGCAGGCTGCAGCCGTTCAGGAAACGGTGAGCTCTTTGCATGAAATCAATGCCATGTCGGAGAAAAATTTTGAAAGCATCAAGATTTCTTCGATGAAGTCAGAAGAAGGAAAAGAGCAGGCGATCAATGGTAAAGAGTCTATTTATAAAATGGCCTCAACTATTAAAGAAATCGCTGAAAGCAACCAGGAATTCTTCAAAGAAATCAACTCTAGCAGTGAAGAGTTAAAAACAATTATTAAAATCATTTCAGATATCAGCGAAAGAACGAAAGTGATTAACGATATCGTTTTCCAAACCAGACTTCTGTCTTTCAATGCTTCAGTAGAGGCGGCGAGAGCTGGAGAGCATGGGAAAGGGTTTGCGGTTGTTGCTGAGGAGATCGGAAAACTTGCTTCGGTAAGTGGAGCTTCCGCTAAAGAAATTAACGATATCCTTGCACTTGCTAATACACAAGTCGAGAGCATTATTACAAAAATGAGTTCGCGTGTAGTTGAGCTTACAGCGAAGGCCAGTGCCCAGCTTGACTCAGGTGAGCGCATTACAAAAGAGTGTGTGACTTCATTAAATGAAATCGTAGACAACATCACAGAGTTAAGCTCAATGATGAATGAAATCTCTATGGCGATTACTGAACAGACGAAAGGATACTCAGAAATCACAAAGGCCATCGATCAGATCGATGAAGGTGTTCATCACGGTCTTGGTTTATCTCAAGAAACATCGGAGCATGCTCAGAAACTTACTGGTCAGGTCGTTGAGCTTAAGAGAATCGTGGGAACGATTGAAAGAGAAGTGTTGGGAGTGGAACAAGCCGCTTAA
- a CDS encoding homogentisate 1,2-dioxygenase, protein MENFKSSGIHTKQAHVKVPEGHFEEEHGRDGFFGRVSHLYHQKPPVGWSNIEGDLKPRCQPPMYDNAAKNEFITILSNDDVVLNIGHYTESFKNFYRSADFDEMYFIHDGTGTIETVYGHLDYVKGDYIVIPRGTTYKLYLKTETKIFKVESRSEFEQPERGMLGPNALYDQTAIVVPTAAYGSEQDKKEYKVEIKRLGRITTVTYPYNPLCVSGWKGSVYPFKLSIYDFCPVMSHRYHMPPSAHTTFVCKNFVVCSFVERPLEDSSHGVLKVPFYHSNIDFDEVLFYHQGNFFSRDNIDAGALTFHPQGIHHGPHPKAFKNSESKTFTDEFAVMIDAKRPLIPSEWFMKNENKDYWKSWF, encoded by the coding sequence ATGGAAAATTTTAAATCGTCTGGAATTCATACTAAACAAGCTCACGTTAAGGTGCCAGAAGGGCATTTTGAAGAAGAACACGGAAGAGATGGCTTCTTTGGAAGAGTCTCTCACCTCTATCACCAAAAACCACCGGTCGGATGGAGCAACATCGAAGGTGACCTAAAACCCCGCTGTCAGCCACCAATGTACGACAATGCCGCCAAAAACGAGTTCATCACAATTCTTTCGAATGATGATGTCGTTTTAAATATCGGCCACTACACTGAATCGTTTAAAAATTTCTACCGTAGTGCTGACTTCGACGAAATGTATTTTATCCACGATGGAACAGGAACCATTGAAACAGTTTACGGCCATCTTGATTACGTTAAAGGTGACTATATCGTGATCCCACGTGGAACCACTTATAAGCTTTACCTAAAAACTGAAACAAAGATCTTTAAAGTTGAATCTCGCTCTGAGTTCGAGCAACCAGAACGCGGCATGCTTGGGCCAAACGCTCTTTACGATCAAACCGCGATCGTTGTTCCAACGGCAGCTTACGGAAGCGAGCAAGATAAAAAAGAATACAAAGTAGAAATTAAGCGCCTGGGGAGAATCACAACTGTGACTTACCCATATAACCCTCTTTGCGTTTCAGGATGGAAAGGGTCAGTTTACCCGTTTAAGCTTTCTATTTACGATTTCTGTCCGGTCATGAGTCACCGCTACCACATGCCACCAAGTGCTCATACGACTTTCGTTTGTAAAAACTTTGTTGTTTGCTCATTTGTTGAAAGACCATTGGAAGATTCATCTCATGGCGTGCTTAAAGTTCCTTTCTACCATTCAAATATCGACTTTGATGAAGTGCTTTTTTACCATCAAGGAAACTTTTTCTCTCGCGATAATATCGATGCAGGAGCACTGACTTTTCACCCACAAGGAATTCACCACGGTCCACACCCAAAAGCCTTTAAAAATAGTGAGAGTAAAACTTTCACTGACGAATTTGCGGTGATGATCGATGCCAAAAGACCACTGATCCCGTCAGAATGGTTTATGAAAAACGAAAATAAAGATTACTGGAAATCTTGGTTCTAA
- a CDS encoding lysophospholipid acyltransferase family protein codes for MGLVRLFIRTLFFVIALIGYFLVSFTIFAFAGFSFERARPFLTKVISLTSRIGLKIFNVKVRKNFAPIDPDENYLIVSNHLSYLDILIISSYFPTCFVTSNEMKETPFLGHLCMLGGCLFVERRSRSGLTAEVQELSNALTDGLNVVIFPEATSTNGEAVIRFRRPLFQAAVNSHSKVLPVCLNYRTLDGEKLTLKNRDKVFWYGDMAFLEHALKLFTHKNVVAEFTVMKSLNASDFEGKNELAEKCFEMVSEEYQIITHAV; via the coding sequence ATGGGTCTGGTGAGACTATTTATTCGAACACTCTTTTTTGTCATTGCCCTAATAGGGTACTTTCTTGTCTCGTTTACTATTTTCGCCTTTGCCGGGTTTAGCTTTGAGCGCGCAAGGCCTTTTTTAACCAAAGTGATTTCGCTGACGAGCCGAATTGGGTTAAAAATTTTCAATGTAAAAGTAAGAAAGAATTTTGCTCCTATTGATCCCGATGAAAATTACCTAATTGTTTCAAATCATCTTTCTTACCTCGATATTTTGATCATCAGTTCTTATTTTCCGACATGTTTTGTAACTTCTAATGAAATGAAAGAAACTCCTTTTTTAGGTCATCTATGCATGCTTGGCGGGTGTTTATTTGTGGAAAGAAGAAGCCGCTCAGGACTAACGGCGGAAGTGCAGGAACTTAGCAATGCGCTTACAGACGGCTTGAACGTCGTCATTTTTCCGGAAGCCACAAGTACTAATGGCGAAGCGGTGATTCGTTTCAGAAGGCCACTCTTTCAGGCGGCAGTAAACTCTCATTCTAAGGTTCTTCCTGTCTGTTTAAACTACCGTACACTTGATGGCGAAAAACTCACTCTTAAAAACCGCGATAAAGTCTTCTGGTATGGCGATATGGCCTTTCTGGAACATGCTCTGAAGCTTTTTACCCATAAAAATGTCGTTGCCGAATTTACGGTAATGAAAAGTTTGAATGCCAGTGATTTTGAGGGAAAGAATGAGTTGGCGGAGAAGTGTTTTGAGATGGTGAGTGAAGAGTATCAAATCATCACTCACGCAGTCTAA